One Clavibacter zhangzhiyongii genomic region harbors:
- a CDS encoding dipeptide ABC transporter ATP-binding protein has product MSDVVSIRDLGVTFATDGGDVRAVDGVSLTVSPGEILAIVGESGSGKSVTARTVLGLLPDTAVTDGAVLLSDRTGQGAVDVLSLSADELRRVRGRDVAMVFQEPSTALNPVHTIGWQIIEGLRAHGRVSKKEARAKAIDILRRVGIPDPETRVDHYPHQFSGGQKQRVVIAMALVLDPGLIVADEPTTALDVTVQAEILDLLRRCRDEFGAAVILITHNMGVVADLADRVAVMYRSRLVEQADVATLFASPKEEYTRNLLASVPKLGEGVAATVERAAVRSRAREASATKAAPVVVARGLEIEYPGRLGSPAFRAVKGVDLHIEAGEVLGLVGESGSGKTTIGRAIAGLTNVTGGSLRVLGTEMLGVRERDFRKQRADIGFVFQDPATSFNPRLTIAECVAEPLIVHGRAKSPQAARGRVDELMEAVQLPKAFGDRYPHELSGGQRQRASLARGLALEPSLLVADEPTSALDVSVQARVLELFAELQRELGFAALFISHDLAVVDLLADRIAVLYRGELVEEGTGAEVLGDPQHPYTQRLLASLPVPDPAEQAERRARLHALRAAERTAG; this is encoded by the coding sequence ATGAGCGACGTCGTCTCCATCCGCGACCTCGGGGTGACCTTCGCGACCGACGGCGGCGACGTCCGCGCGGTCGACGGGGTCTCGCTCACGGTCTCGCCCGGCGAGATCCTCGCCATCGTGGGGGAGTCGGGGTCGGGCAAGTCCGTCACCGCCCGCACGGTGCTCGGGCTCCTGCCCGACACCGCCGTCACCGACGGCGCCGTGCTCCTCAGCGACCGGACGGGCCAGGGCGCGGTCGACGTGCTCTCGCTCTCGGCGGACGAGCTGCGCCGGGTGCGCGGCCGCGACGTCGCGATGGTGTTCCAGGAGCCGTCCACTGCCCTGAACCCCGTGCACACCATCGGCTGGCAGATCATTGAGGGCCTCCGCGCCCACGGTCGCGTCTCGAAGAAGGAGGCGCGCGCGAAGGCGATCGACATCCTCCGCCGCGTGGGCATCCCCGACCCCGAGACCCGGGTCGACCACTACCCGCACCAGTTCTCGGGCGGGCAGAAGCAGCGCGTCGTCATCGCCATGGCGCTCGTGCTCGACCCCGGCCTCATCGTCGCCGACGAGCCGACCACCGCCCTCGACGTGACGGTGCAGGCTGAGATCCTCGACCTGCTGCGCCGCTGCCGCGACGAGTTCGGCGCGGCCGTGATCCTCATCACCCACAACATGGGCGTCGTCGCCGACCTCGCCGACCGCGTGGCCGTCATGTACCGCTCGCGCCTCGTCGAGCAGGCCGACGTGGCGACGCTGTTCGCGTCGCCGAAGGAGGAGTACACGCGGAACCTGCTCGCCTCCGTGCCGAAGCTCGGCGAGGGCGTCGCCGCCACCGTCGAGCGCGCGGCCGTGCGCTCGCGGGCGCGCGAGGCCTCGGCCACGAAGGCGGCGCCCGTCGTCGTCGCGCGCGGGCTCGAGATCGAGTACCCGGGTCGCCTCGGGAGCCCCGCGTTCCGCGCGGTCAAGGGCGTCGACCTCCACATCGAGGCCGGCGAGGTCCTCGGGCTCGTGGGGGAGTCGGGCTCCGGCAAGACCACCATCGGGCGCGCCATCGCGGGCCTCACGAACGTGACCGGCGGATCCCTGCGGGTCCTCGGCACCGAGATGCTCGGCGTCCGGGAGCGCGACTTCCGGAAGCAGCGCGCCGACATCGGCTTCGTGTTCCAGGACCCGGCGACGAGCTTCAACCCGCGCCTCACCATCGCGGAGTGCGTGGCAGAGCCGCTCATCGTGCACGGCCGGGCGAAGAGCCCGCAGGCCGCGCGCGGGCGCGTCGACGAGCTGATGGAGGCGGTCCAGCTGCCGAAGGCGTTCGGCGACCGCTACCCGCACGAGCTCTCCGGCGGCCAGCGCCAGCGGGCGAGCCTGGCCCGCGGCCTCGCGCTCGAGCCGTCGCTCCTCGTCGCCGACGAGCCGACGAGCGCGCTCGACGTGTCCGTGCAGGCGCGCGTGCTGGAGCTCTTCGCCGAGCTGCAGCGCGAGCTCGGGTTCGCGGCGCTGTTCATCAGCCACGACCTCGCCGTCGTCGACCTCCTCGCCGACCGGATCGCCGTGCTGTACCGCGGCGAGCTGGTGGAGGAGGGCACGGGCGCCGAGGTGCTCGGCGACCCGCAGCACCCCTACACGCAGCGCCTGCTGGCGTCGCTGCCCGTGCCGGACCCGGCCGAGCAGGCCGAGCGCCGCGCCCGGCTGCACGCGCTCCGAGCCGCCGAGCGCACCGCCGGCTAG
- a CDS encoding ABC transporter ATP-binding protein, with protein MTHTPRDADAGGGPAEPVLDARDLRLAYPSRRGAETPPAVDGVTLRLQPGEVLGVVGASGSGKSSLARVLAGLVPSGDEAAAVPRITGGDASVLGQGLRRMGRRARTRTTYGIGYVPQDAGTTLHPQLTASEAIAEPIFSRDRRFDSQVAARRVVTLLAALDLPPGTQDRYPHELSSGQRQRVALARALVLGPRLLIADEPTSGVDVMSRVAVLDLLRDLQSRGGFSALVVSHDLAVVERLTDRLAVLHRGTLVGYGDIDDVLRDPTHPYVRGLAESRAAADPGRVPATGETTAGEA; from the coding sequence ATGACGCACACCCCCCGAGACGCCGACGCGGGCGGCGGGCCGGCCGAGCCGGTCCTCGACGCGCGGGACCTCCGGCTCGCCTACCCCTCCCGCCGCGGCGCCGAGACGCCGCCCGCCGTCGACGGCGTGACGCTGCGGCTCCAGCCCGGCGAGGTGCTCGGCGTGGTGGGCGCGAGCGGATCCGGCAAGTCGTCCCTCGCACGGGTCCTCGCGGGCCTCGTCCCGTCCGGCGACGAGGCTGCCGCCGTGCCACGCATCACGGGCGGCGACGCCTCCGTGCTCGGCCAGGGCCTCCGCCGCATGGGGCGCCGCGCCCGCACGCGCACCACGTACGGCATCGGCTACGTGCCGCAGGACGCCGGCACCACGCTGCACCCGCAGCTCACGGCGAGCGAGGCCATCGCCGAGCCGATCTTCTCCCGCGACCGCCGCTTCGACAGCCAGGTCGCCGCCCGCCGCGTCGTCACGCTGCTGGCGGCGCTCGACCTGCCGCCCGGCACGCAGGACCGCTACCCGCACGAGCTCTCCAGCGGCCAGCGCCAGCGTGTCGCGCTCGCCCGCGCGCTCGTGCTCGGGCCGCGCCTCCTCATCGCCGACGAGCCGACCTCCGGCGTCGACGTGATGAGCCGCGTCGCGGTCCTCGACCTCCTCCGCGACCTCCAGTCCCGCGGCGGCTTCTCCGCCCTCGTCGTCAGCCACGACCTCGCGGTCGTCGAGCGGCTCACCGACCGGCTGGCCGTGCTGCACCGCGGCACGCTCGTCGGCTACGGCGACATCGACGACGTGCTCCGGGACCCGACGCACCCCTACGTGCGGGGGCTCGCGGAGTCCCGCGCCGCCGCCGACCCCGGGCGGGTCCCCGCGACCGGCGAGACGACGGCGGGCGAGGCGTGA
- a CDS encoding D-isomer specific 2-hydroxyacid dehydrogenase family protein codes for MLPRTEDAYLEAVRAGGGEVAELSEETRGIVWLSIRRAAELTDTLAANPQVQWVQLPFAGVDAFADTLRECDRPDLVWTSAKGAYSQPVAEHALALTLATLRQLPERARATSWGSSAGLSLYGAEVVVVGAGGIALEYIRLLAPFDCTVTVVRRSGDPVEGADRTVTADRLDEVLADADVVMLAAASTDDTARLIGAAQLDIMKDTAVLVNIARGALVDSDALLAALRAGTLFGAGLDVTSPEPLPDGHPLFSEPRCVITPHTADTPDMVRPLLAERIRLNTEAFLRTGDFVGIVEPSSGY; via the coding sequence ATGCTGCCGCGCACCGAGGACGCCTACCTCGAGGCCGTCCGCGCGGGCGGCGGCGAGGTCGCCGAGCTCTCGGAGGAGACCCGCGGGATCGTCTGGCTCTCCATCCGCCGCGCCGCCGAGCTGACCGACACGCTCGCCGCGAACCCCCAGGTGCAGTGGGTCCAGCTGCCGTTCGCGGGCGTCGACGCCTTCGCCGACACGCTCCGCGAGTGCGACCGGCCCGACCTCGTGTGGACGAGCGCGAAGGGCGCGTACTCGCAGCCCGTCGCCGAGCACGCGCTCGCGCTGACCCTCGCGACCCTGCGCCAGCTGCCCGAGCGCGCCCGCGCCACGTCGTGGGGATCCTCGGCCGGCCTCTCGCTCTACGGCGCCGAGGTCGTCGTGGTGGGCGCCGGCGGCATCGCGCTGGAGTACATCCGGCTGCTCGCCCCGTTCGACTGCACCGTCACGGTCGTGCGCCGCAGCGGCGACCCCGTGGAGGGCGCCGACCGCACGGTCACGGCCGACCGGCTGGACGAGGTCCTGGCCGACGCGGACGTCGTGATGCTCGCCGCTGCCAGCACCGACGACACCGCCCGCCTCATCGGCGCCGCGCAGCTCGACATCATGAAGGACACGGCCGTCCTCGTGAACATCGCCCGGGGCGCGCTCGTCGACTCCGACGCGCTGCTCGCGGCCCTCCGCGCGGGAACCCTCTTCGGCGCGGGCCTCGACGTCACGTCGCCCGAGCCGCTGCCGGACGGGCACCCGCTGTTCTCGGAGCCGCGCTGCGTCATCACGCCGCACACCGCCGACACCCCGGACATGGTGCGGCCCCTGCTCGCCGAGCGGATCCGCCTCAACACGGAGGCCTTCCTGCGCACCGGCGACTTCGTCGGCATCGTGGAGCCGTCCTCCGGGTACTGA
- a CDS encoding lactonase family protein yields the protein MTPEEAALPEVSIWAGGYTADSGGSGIGITGLALDAITGDLAVVGTAVETPSPSFLLAHGGMVYAVGEAADRVEAFRRGPGGSLRWAGGQASGGSGPCHLHVVDGLLLTSHYGDGTVAVHPLQDDGGIGEAVQLLTAEGSGPLPQQDGPHAHSTLHVGGGVVLSADLGSDAVFVHALRDGRLDRIAGVVLPPGTGPRHLALLDSGRVLVVGELDGTLHALEGAGASWRIAASTPCAAEPDARDSAAEVRVSADGRRAYVGLRGSDRIAVVGIAADGALAPLAAFACGGAMPRHHVLVDDRLHVANQESGTVASFRLDPATGLPTAAPAVIAVPSPTYLLPVV from the coding sequence ATGACGCCCGAGGAAGCCGCCCTGCCCGAGGTCTCGATCTGGGCGGGCGGGTACACCGCCGACAGCGGCGGATCCGGCATCGGCATCACGGGCCTCGCGCTCGACGCCATCACGGGCGACCTCGCCGTCGTCGGCACCGCGGTCGAGACCCCGTCGCCCTCGTTCCTCCTCGCGCACGGTGGCATGGTCTACGCGGTGGGGGAGGCGGCGGACCGCGTCGAGGCGTTCCGCCGGGGACCCGGCGGCTCGCTGCGCTGGGCGGGCGGGCAGGCGAGCGGCGGATCCGGCCCGTGCCACCTCCACGTCGTCGACGGGCTCCTCCTCACCTCGCACTACGGCGACGGCACGGTCGCCGTCCACCCGCTCCAGGACGACGGCGGCATCGGCGAGGCGGTGCAGCTGCTGACGGCCGAGGGGTCCGGCCCCCTTCCCCAGCAGGACGGCCCGCACGCGCACAGCACGCTGCACGTCGGCGGGGGAGTCGTGCTGAGCGCCGACCTCGGCTCCGACGCCGTGTTCGTCCACGCCCTGCGCGACGGCCGGCTCGACCGGATCGCCGGGGTCGTCCTCCCGCCCGGCACCGGGCCGCGTCACCTCGCCCTGCTCGACTCAGGGCGCGTGCTCGTGGTCGGCGAGCTCGACGGCACCCTGCACGCGCTCGAGGGCGCCGGCGCGTCCTGGCGCATCGCGGCCTCCACCCCGTGCGCGGCCGAGCCCGACGCGCGGGACTCCGCGGCCGAGGTGCGGGTGTCCGCGGACGGGCGGCGCGCGTACGTCGGCCTCCGCGGATCCGACCGCATCGCCGTGGTCGGCATCGCCGCCGACGGTGCGCTCGCGCCCCTCGCGGCCTTCGCCTGCGGCGGCGCCATGCCGCGCCACCACGTCCTCGTCGACGACCGGCTGCACGTGGCGAACCAGGAGTCCGGCACCGTCGCGTCCTTCCGTCTCGACCCGGCGACGGGGCTGCCGACCGCGGCGCCCGCCGTCATCGCCGTGCCCAGCCCGACGTACCTGCTGCCCGTCGTCTGA
- a CDS encoding streptamidine-related RiPP repeat protein, with product MIDVTITRIAGDDVLSAPQGPGTNALVHNPFAVEAIAGDDVLSAPQGPGTNALVHNPFALQH from the coding sequence ATGATCGACGTCACCATCACCAGGATCGCCGGCGACGACGTGCTGAGCGCGCCGCAGGGACCGGGCACGAACGCGCTCGTCCACAATCCGTTCGCCGTCGAGGCGATCGCCGGCGACGACGTGCTCAGCGCGCCGCAGGGACCGGGCACGAACGCCCTCGTCCACAACCCCTTCGCTCTCCAGCACTAG
- a CDS encoding CocE/NonD family hydrolase, translated as MTGTSGFALPLRASDGVVLVHDAHVPEGAGADGPTVPCIVTRTPYGRSRHLAEGRAWRERGFAYVAQDVRGRHDSDGTWVPYRGERSDGAALVDWVVAQPWSDGRVVAYGGSYSGCTAWAMAVERPAAVRAVVSLGPSMSLGRTKFGGGGILRLAEHAAWWLERGDARTSRDGLAALVFGERPGILRHLPVVDLPDALGAHLPSWRRIVEDGPDARTGEEITPDELAALDAATLHVGGWHDLLLPETLEHHRLAGSAVPGTPAHLLVGPWEHDLASSGSGRIGDLDHGDDAVLPWGRMLVDWIRDALDAALPPRRAQVHVRGSGWEQHEHWPPPHALTRVEWAAGGPVGIVHDPRDPRPSRHPGVDRRALASRPDAVRATALPITAPLRLTGDVAVELVSCSDAPGVDWVARLLARTPDGAEQELAVGETTVAGPHDGLRVAVPLGPVAVVLAAGTVLVLELAGADAPRLARNLGGPPGERCTSTRQATVRQGVRIDPDAPLALTLPVASGCVPPPDGVRAGGEEAP; from the coding sequence ATGACCGGCACCTCGGGCTTCGCCCTGCCGCTCCGCGCGTCCGACGGCGTCGTCCTCGTGCACGACGCGCACGTGCCGGAGGGCGCCGGGGCCGACGGGCCGACCGTGCCCTGCATCGTGACGCGCACCCCCTACGGCCGCTCCCGGCACCTCGCCGAGGGCCGCGCCTGGCGCGAGCGCGGCTTCGCGTACGTGGCGCAGGACGTCCGCGGCCGTCACGACTCGGACGGGACGTGGGTCCCCTACCGCGGGGAGCGCTCCGACGGGGCGGCCCTCGTCGACTGGGTCGTCGCGCAGCCCTGGAGCGACGGACGCGTCGTCGCGTACGGCGGCTCGTACTCCGGCTGCACCGCGTGGGCGATGGCGGTCGAGCGTCCCGCGGCGGTACGCGCCGTCGTGTCCCTCGGCCCGTCGATGTCGCTCGGCCGCACCAAGTTCGGCGGCGGGGGGATCCTGCGGCTCGCCGAGCACGCGGCCTGGTGGCTCGAGCGCGGCGACGCCCGCACGAGCCGCGACGGCCTCGCGGCGCTCGTCTTCGGGGAGCGGCCCGGGATCCTGCGGCACCTGCCCGTCGTCGACCTGCCGGACGCGCTCGGCGCGCACCTGCCGTCGTGGCGGCGGATCGTGGAGGACGGACCCGACGCGCGGACGGGGGAGGAGATCACGCCCGACGAGCTCGCCGCCCTCGACGCCGCGACCCTGCACGTCGGCGGCTGGCACGACCTGCTGCTCCCGGAGACGCTCGAGCACCATCGCCTGGCCGGATCCGCCGTGCCCGGCACCCCCGCGCACCTCCTCGTCGGACCGTGGGAGCACGACCTCGCGAGCAGCGGCTCGGGTCGGATCGGCGACCTCGACCACGGGGACGACGCCGTCCTCCCGTGGGGCCGGATGCTCGTCGACTGGATCCGCGACGCCCTCGACGCCGCCCTGCCGCCCCGGCGCGCGCAGGTGCACGTCCGCGGATCCGGCTGGGAGCAGCACGAGCACTGGCCGCCGCCGCATGCGCTCACCCGCGTGGAGTGGGCGGCGGGCGGCCCGGTCGGCATCGTGCACGACCCGCGCGATCCGCGTCCGTCCCGCCACCCGGGCGTCGACCGGCGCGCCCTCGCGTCCCGGCCGGACGCGGTGCGCGCCACCGCCCTCCCGATCACCGCGCCCCTGCGCCTCACCGGCGACGTCGCGGTGGAGCTCGTGAGCTGCTCCGACGCGCCCGGCGTGGACTGGGTCGCCCGGCTCCTCGCCCGCACCCCCGACGGCGCCGAGCAGGAGCTCGCGGTCGGGGAGACGACCGTCGCCGGACCCCACGACGGCCTCCGCGTCGCCGTCCCGCTCGGACCCGTCGCGGTCGTCCTCGCGGCGGGCACCGTGCTCGTGCTCGAGCTGGCCGGCGCCGACGCGCCCCGGCTCGCGCGGAACCTCGGCGGGCCGCCGGGGGAGCGGTGCACCTCCACGCGGCAGGCGACGGTGCGGCAGGGCGTGCGCATCGACCCGGACGCGCCGCTCGCGCTCACGCTGCCGGTCGCGTCGGGATGCGTCCCGCCGCCCGACGGCGTGCGGGCCGGCGGGGAGGAGGCCCCGTGA